In Acidobacteriota bacterium, one DNA window encodes the following:
- the rpmB gene encoding 50S ribosomal protein L28: protein MSGICQVTGKRATTGNKVSHANNKTKRLFKPNLRTQRFWVESEGRWVRLRVSTAAMRTIDKKGIDAVVAEMRREGKKV, encoded by the coding sequence ATGTCCGGAATCTGTCAGGTCACGGGGAAGCGGGCGACGACTGGCAACAAGGTGTCGCACGCCAACAACAAGACGAAGCGCCTCTTCAAGCCGAACCTGCGCACGCAGCGGTTCTGGGTGGAGAGCGAAGGGCGCTGGGTGCGCCTCCGCGTGTCGACGGCTGCCATGCGCACCATCGACAAGAAGGGCATCGACGCCGTCGTCGCCGAGATGCGCCGCGAAGGGAAAAAGGTCTAA